A part of Legionella sainthelensi genomic DNA contains:
- a CDS encoding ankyrin repeat domain-containing protein, producing the protein MSHDVELRDYLSQSEFNLAGVTALIRAGANPNTPNINGDTLLHLIIYCKAYALIPAVLGLGLDIQKPNKMGLSPLQCLLNNHPIDFEAAAVLIQAGAQVDTEDNYGNNLLQHAVISNCLSHISLAVKLGVNAKKVNHSGQSPLYNLLHQQSIDSDAAALLVFASAGILVRGSRLHLPPIKQEHTIDCSQWRVKSKECLEPEALAALGKYGNNKERVLNYIQSLPLFMKRELVNQALSKQTPLGKFFAVKRGLFQPEPGSGMWAQLLAMQKELNRRIPISSVRLLPNESFPPPFVPGFEPSAPPAPLYNAPIGESNPYATSVSWPTAPSVYPGFFAQPHTGQSLENTYPVSYPQPEFKK; encoded by the coding sequence ATGAGTCATGATGTCGAGTTAAGAGATTATTTATCACAATCAGAATTTAATTTAGCAGGAGTCACGGCCCTTATCCGGGCCGGAGCAAATCCTAATACTCCCAATATAAATGGCGATACCTTGCTGCATCTGATCATTTATTGCAAAGCTTATGCCCTGATTCCCGCAGTATTAGGATTAGGCTTGGACATTCAAAAACCTAATAAAATGGGTTTATCCCCCTTGCAATGTTTATTGAATAATCACCCCATAGATTTTGAGGCTGCCGCTGTATTAATACAAGCTGGTGCACAAGTTGATACGGAAGATAATTATGGCAATAATTTGCTGCAACATGCGGTTATTTCAAATTGTCTAAGCCATATCTCTTTAGCAGTTAAACTGGGCGTAAATGCTAAAAAAGTAAACCACTCGGGGCAATCTCCTCTATATAATCTTCTACACCAACAATCTATAGACAGCGACGCAGCAGCATTATTAGTTTTTGCTAGTGCAGGCATCCTGGTTAGAGGAAGCCGATTGCATCTCCCCCCTATTAAACAGGAGCATACGATAGATTGTTCCCAATGGCGTGTGAAATCAAAGGAGTGCCTTGAACCAGAAGCGTTGGCCGCTTTAGGTAAATATGGAAACAATAAAGAGCGTGTTTTAAACTATATTCAATCCTTGCCGCTCTTTATGAAGAGAGAATTGGTTAATCAAGCACTATCAAAACAAACACCTTTAGGTAAATTTTTTGCGGTAAAAAGAGGGTTATTCCAACCAGAACCAGGCTCGGGGATGTGGGCTCAGTTGCTCGCAATGCAAAAGGAACTGAATCGACGAATCCCTATTTCATCCGTTCGGTTGCTTCCCAATGAAAGCTTCCCGCCCCCCTTTGTTCCTGGTTTCGAACCCAGCGCTCCTCCGGCTCCGTTATACAACGCACCGATAGGAGAAAGCAATCCTTATGCAACTTCGGTTTCTTGGCCGACAGCACCAAGCGTATACCCTGGTTTTTTTGCCCAACCACATACTGGACAATCGCTAGAGAACACCTATCCAGTGAGTTACCCACAACCAGAGTTCAAGAAATAA